One genomic window of Deinococcus aetherius includes the following:
- a CDS encoding transposase, producing the protein MNPKEQRSRRLYSDILPCFSRKQHRESFEVFLDLLLDGSGRPLPQRATVKSPSALSRFLNHAVWDTRHLCRVLRQHALETVQDWWRQQPHQRPRLELLVDLTSLEKTGKFSELADWVHTFNSVHGVHLVVLYLCCGQLRLPWAFQIWRGKGTPSPAQLALKLLRTVPSALMSGKRRPRLHADGGFESAEFIRGVLARGLDIVVGVRCTRKLEGGRQVRDLMVRGSLVKPTGLDHTMCVSWVWLYRNKEPEQRFVMSNLDLGGKYLARLGKCRWRIEAFFKTVKGRFGLERFAQHSKQGVMRWWCLSGTAFLLCHLQNLDLPVGRAGMWPDWGDLARTVRFSFVPDVRRQALQLELDALDAFQHALPVPST; encoded by the coding sequence GTGAACCCAAAAGAACAGCGTTCCAGACGGTTGTATTCTGACATCCTGCCCTGCTTTTCCCGCAAGCAGCATCGGGAGTCGTTCGAGGTCTTCCTCGACCTGCTGTTGGATGGTTCTGGTAGACCGCTACCCCAACGGGCCACCGTCAAATCTCCCTCAGCTCTCAGCCGCTTCCTCAATCACGCGGTCTGGGACACCCGGCACCTGTGCCGAGTGTTGCGTCAGCACGCCCTGGAGACGGTGCAGGACTGGTGGCGACAGCAGCCCCACCAGCGCCCTCGGCTGGAACTGCTGGTGGACCTGACCAGCCTGGAAAAGACCGGCAAGTTCAGCGAACTTGCCGACTGGGTTCACACCTTCAACAGCGTCCACGGCGTTCACCTGGTGGTGTTGTACCTGTGCTGCGGGCAGCTTCGTCTGCCCTGGGCTTTTCAAATCTGGCGGGGGAAGGGGACCCCTTCCCCCGCGCAGCTCGCGTTGAAGCTGCTCCGCACCGTTCCTTCTGCCCTGATGTCTGGAAAACGGCGTCCCCGTCTGCATGCAGACGGGGGCTTCGAGAGTGCCGAGTTTATTCGGGGCGTTCTCGCCCGTGGCCTCGACATCGTGGTCGGCGTGCGCTGCACCCGGAAACTGGAGGGTGGGCGGCAGGTCCGTGACCTGATGGTCCGGGGGAGCCTGGTCAAGCCCACAGGGCTTGACCACACCATGTGCGTCTCCTGGGTCTGGCTCTACCGCAACAAAGAGCCTGAACAACGCTTCGTGATGTCCAATCTCGATCTGGGGGGCAAGTACCTGGCTCGGCTGGGGAAGTGCCGGTGGCGGATCGAAGCCTTCTTCAAAACGGTCAAGGGACGCTTTGGGCTCGAACGCTTCGCCCAGCACAGCAAACAGGGGGTGATGCGCTGGTGGTGCCTCTCTGGGACAGCCTTCCTCCTCTGCCATCTCCAGAACCTCGATCTGCCTGTGGGGAGAGCAGGCATGTGGCCCGACTGGGGCGATCTGGCGAGAACCGTACGGTTCTCGTTCGTCCCCGATGTGCGTCGTCAAGCACTCCAACTGGAGCTGGACGCGCTCGACGCCTTCCAGCATGCACTTCCCGTCCCCTCAACCTAA
- a CDS encoding NAD-dependent epimerase/dehydratase family protein — translation MRIFVAGGAGVLGRRLIPQLVDRGHQVTATTTSADKLSLLGQLGAVGVVMNGLDAESVGKAVAAARPDVIVHQMTGISRVHAGKPDTKHWDRYFATTNRLRTEGTDHLLAAARATGVGHVVAQSYAGWNGVHEGGWVKTEQDPLYQGTGTTFSTSADAICHLEDVVVRAGGVALRYGALYGPGASDDQVELLRRRQYPLVGSGEGYMSWVHLDDAASATVLVVEQRARGVFNIVDDEPAPAREWLPYLAASAGMRPPLRVPGWLARLLAGDVPVSMMTEGRGFSNARAKRELGWALRYPSWRAGFREGLQ, via the coding sequence ATGAGGATTTTTGTCGCGGGTGGAGCGGGAGTTCTGGGGCGGCGACTGATCCCGCAACTGGTGGACCGCGGCCATCAGGTGACGGCCACGACCACGAGCGCGGACAAGCTGAGCTTGCTGGGGCAGCTCGGCGCAGTTGGGGTCGTGATGAACGGGTTGGACGCGGAGTCGGTCGGCAAAGCCGTGGCCGCGGCCCGGCCGGACGTGATCGTGCATCAGATGACCGGCATCTCCAGGGTGCACGCGGGGAAGCCGGACACGAAGCACTGGGACCGGTATTTCGCCACCACCAACCGGCTGCGCACCGAGGGGACGGACCACCTGCTGGCCGCCGCCCGAGCGACCGGCGTGGGGCACGTCGTCGCGCAGAGTTACGCGGGCTGGAACGGCGTCCACGAGGGCGGCTGGGTGAAGACCGAGCAGGACCCGCTGTACCAGGGCACGGGGACGACCTTCAGCACGTCGGCGGACGCGATCTGCCACCTCGAGGACGTGGTGGTGCGGGCCGGAGGCGTGGCCCTGCGCTACGGCGCGCTCTACGGGCCGGGAGCCTCCGACGACCAGGTCGAACTCCTCCGCAGGCGGCAGTATCCGCTCGTCGGGAGCGGCGAGGGGTACATGTCCTGGGTGCATCTCGACGACGCGGCGAGCGCCACCGTCCTGGTCGTGGAGCAGCGCGCGCGGGGGGTGTTCAACATCGTGGACGACGAGCCCGCCCCCGCCCGCGAGTGGCTCCCCTATCTGGCCGCGAGCGCGGGGATGAGGCCGCCGCTGCGGGTCCCGGGGTGGCTGGCCCGGCTGCTGGCCGGGGACGTGCCGGTGAGCATGATGACCGAGGGGCGCGGCTTTTCCAACGCCAGGGCCAAGCGCGAACTCGGCTGGGCGTTACGGTATCCGTCGTGGCGGGCGGGCTTCAGGGAAGGGTTACAGTAG
- a CDS encoding FAD-dependent monooxygenase has product MGARLAATERQGQVFLAGDTAHLHFPVGRGA; this is encoded by the coding sequence ATCGGTGCCCGGCTGGCGGCCACCGAGCGGCAGGGCCAGGTGTTCCTGGCGGGGGACACGGCTCATCTCCACTTCCCCGTGGGACGCGGGGCATGA
- a CDS encoding TetR/AcrR family transcriptional regulator, translated as MTLPAPAQSRDAERSREAILEAATTLFAGQGFEATALSQIAEAAGVARATPSYFFGSKAGLWQAVLDRQNRAVGRVVPRALARLGPQSERPELIGALVDSVFEFFDEHPAFIRLVGWSQLQGNTLINDLPSQWEAIGATVEVVGGLLSRSAGPESDARQTVMSVMALCGAHILLGNTLGTPLGLDVNTPGFLEARKAHLKGFLTAALG; from the coding sequence ATGACCCTACCTGCACCTGCTCAATCGCGGGATGCCGAGCGCAGCCGCGAGGCCATCCTTGAGGCGGCGACCACGCTGTTTGCCGGGCAGGGGTTCGAGGCCACGGCGCTCTCCCAGATTGCCGAGGCCGCCGGGGTAGCGCGGGCGACGCCCAGCTACTTCTTCGGCTCCAAGGCGGGCCTGTGGCAGGCCGTGCTGGACCGTCAGAACCGGGCCGTGGGGCGGGTTGTCCCCCGCGCCCTGGCCCGGCTCGGCCCTCAATCGGAGCGGCCGGAACTGATCGGGGCACTGGTCGATTCCGTCTTCGAGTTTTTCGACGAGCATCCTGCGTTCATCCGGCTGGTGGGCTGGTCCCAACTACAGGGCAACACCCTGATCAACGACCTGCCCAGCCAGTGGGAGGCTATCGGCGCCACCGTGGAGGTTGTGGGCGGCCTGCTGTCACGGTCTGCCGGGCCAGAGAGCGATGCCCGACAGACTGTGATGAGCGTCATGGCCCTGTGCGGAGCCCACATCCTGCTCGGCAATACCCTGGGCACGCCGCTGGGCCTCGACGTGAACACCCCCGGCTTTCTGGAGGCGCGCAAGGCCCACCTCAAGGGATTTCTGACCGCCGCGCTCGGCTGA
- the xylB gene encoding xylulokinase translates to MTALPVTLGLDLGTSGVKAVALDRQGQVVAEAGRSYPLLTPRPGWTEQRPGDWADATLAALADLSGQLGELGAVPLALGLSGQMHGAVFLDACGEVIRPAPLWNDQRTDAAVEEIERRVPRADLIARTGNRAVTGFQLPKLVWLREAEPQNFARTRHVLLPKDYLGFLLTGEMATEPSDASGVGALNLARKDWDEDVLGALGLSPDLFPEVVNSWDIVGGLKAQVAARTGLPARLPVVAGGGDNAAAGVALGLTSQRPEVGSVSLGTSGVLFVPLEGPTPDPGGRVHLFAHADGGYNLLGVTLACAGALQWLRDKLAPEVGFDALLTEAAGVPDGADGVTFLPYLAGERSPHMRGDLRGAWTGLSLAHGRGHLTRALLEGTACALRDAFDVMRPLSGVTSLLATGGGARSDLWLGLVSGALGLPVKRTDREPGAADGAAILAMPAAGLFPGLSGALQALGPRPGATVPPLPTHRARQQHREAFGRLYGPPRDA, encoded by the coding sequence GTGACCGCCCTCCCCGTGACCCTGGGCCTGGACCTGGGGACGAGCGGGGTGAAGGCGGTCGCCCTGGACCGGCAGGGGCAGGTCGTGGCCGAGGCGGGCCGGAGTTACCCGCTGCTGACGCCGCGCCCCGGCTGGACGGAGCAGCGCCCGGGGGACTGGGCCGACGCCACCCTGGCCGCGCTGGCAGACCTCTCCGGGCAACTCGGCGAGCTCGGGGCCGTCCCGCTGGCCCTGGGGCTCAGCGGCCAGATGCACGGGGCCGTCTTTCTGGACGCCTGCGGTGAGGTGATCCGCCCCGCACCGCTGTGGAACGACCAGCGGACGGACGCGGCCGTGGAGGAGATCGAGCGCCGCGTCCCCCGCGCGGACCTCATCGCGCGCACCGGCAACCGGGCTGTGACCGGCTTCCAGCTTCCCAAGCTCGTCTGGCTGCGCGAGGCTGAGCCGCAGAACTTCGCCCGCACCCGGCACGTCCTCCTCCCCAAGGATTACCTTGGTTTTCTGCTCACCGGGGAGATGGCGACCGAGCCGTCGGACGCGAGCGGCGTGGGGGCCCTCAACCTCGCGCGCAAGGACTGGGACGAGGATGTGCTGGGCGCCCTGGGCCTGTCCCCCGACCTCTTCCCCGAGGTGGTGAACTCCTGGGACATCGTCGGGGGGCTGAAGGCGCAGGTGGCCGCCCGGACAGGACTCCCCGCCAGACTCCCCGTGGTGGCGGGAGGCGGGGACAACGCGGCGGCAGGCGTCGCGCTGGGGCTGACGAGCCAGCGTCCAGAGGTGGGCAGCGTGAGCCTGGGCACGAGCGGCGTGCTGTTCGTGCCGCTTGAGGGGCCCACCCCGGACCCGGGGGGCCGCGTCCACCTGTTCGCCCACGCCGACGGCGGTTACAACCTCCTGGGGGTCACGCTCGCCTGCGCGGGAGCCCTGCAATGGCTGCGCGACAAGTTGGCCCCGGAAGTCGGCTTCGACGCCCTGCTCACGGAGGCGGCGGGGGTGCCCGACGGGGCGGACGGAGTCACCTTCCTGCCCTACCTGGCCGGGGAGCGCAGCCCGCACATGCGGGGCGATCTGCGGGGTGCCTGGACCGGGCTCAGCCTCGCGCACGGGCGGGGACACCTGACGCGGGCGCTGCTGGAGGGAACCGCCTGCGCCCTGCGCGACGCGTTCGACGTGATGCGGCCCCTCTCCGGGGTGACCTCCCTGCTCGCCACCGGGGGCGGGGCACGGAGCGACCTGTGGCTGGGGCTGGTCTCCGGAGCCCTGGGCCTCCCGGTGAAGCGGACGGATCGGGAACCGGGCGCCGCCGACGGAGCCGCCATCCTGGCGATGCCCGCCGCCGGGCTTTTTCCGGGCCTGTCGGGTGCCCTTCAGGCCCTGGGTCCCCGGCCGGGCGCCACCGTCCCGCCCCTCCCGACGCACCGCGCCCGGCAGCAACACCGCGAGGCCTTCGGCCGCCTCTACGGCCCGCCGCGCGACGCCTGA
- the xylA gene encoding xylose isomerase, producing MSDSYTPTPADKFTFGLWTVGNPGRDPFGEPTRQPLSAPSIVERLAGLGAYGVNLHDNDLVPIDAAAAERDRLVREFKQALSDHGLVVPMATTNLFTDPAFKDGAFTSADARVRAYALHKTMLSMDLGHELGAQTYVFWGGREGTEVDAGGKLLDALSWFRDSLNFLAEYSRSQGYNYRFALEPKPNEPRGDIFLPTVGSALGFIATLDQPDLFGLNPEFAHETMAGLSFPHAVAQVIDAGKLFHIDLNDQKPGRFDQDLRFGAENLKTAFFLVKLLEDTGYDGPRHFDAHALRTEDEGGVWAFARGCMRTYLILREKARQWGEDAEIQAALAAYRVEDEELQGLTGKFSPENARALKRRSFDREMLGRRGPGLEQLDQLTVELLLGVRGGTSTASQPETEVTT from the coding sequence ATGAGTGACTCCTACACCCCCACCCCCGCCGACAAGTTCACCTTCGGCCTCTGGACGGTCGGCAACCCGGGCCGCGACCCCTTCGGCGAGCCGACCCGCCAGCCACTCTCCGCCCCCTCCATCGTCGAGAGGCTGGCGGGGCTGGGCGCCTACGGCGTCAACCTGCACGACAACGACCTCGTCCCCATCGACGCCGCCGCCGCCGAGCGTGACCGCCTCGTCCGCGAGTTCAAACAGGCCCTCTCGGACCACGGCCTCGTCGTGCCGATGGCGACCACCAACTTATTTACCGACCCCGCCTTCAAGGACGGCGCCTTCACCTCCGCCGACGCCCGCGTCCGCGCCTATGCGTTGCACAAGACCATGCTCTCGATGGACCTGGGCCACGAGTTGGGCGCTCAGACCTACGTCTTCTGGGGAGGACGCGAGGGCACCGAGGTGGACGCGGGCGGCAAACTTCTGGACGCTTTGTCGTGGTTCCGCGACAGCCTCAACTTCCTCGCCGAGTACAGCCGGTCGCAGGGCTACAACTACCGCTTCGCGCTGGAACCCAAACCGAACGAGCCGCGCGGCGACATCTTCCTGCCCACCGTCGGCTCCGCCCTGGGCTTCATCGCCACCCTCGACCAGCCGGACCTCTTCGGCCTCAACCCCGAGTTCGCGCACGAGACGATGGCGGGCCTGAGCTTCCCGCACGCGGTGGCGCAGGTCATCGACGCCGGGAAGCTCTTCCACATCGACCTCAACGACCAGAAGCCGGGCCGCTTCGACCAAGACCTGCGTTTTGGGGCCGAGAATCTCAAGACCGCCTTCTTCCTCGTCAAGCTGCTGGAGGACACGGGATATGACGGGCCGAGGCACTTCGACGCCCACGCCCTGCGGACCGAGGACGAGGGAGGGGTGTGGGCCTTCGCGCGGGGCTGCATGCGGACGTACCTGATCCTGAGGGAAAAGGCGCGGCAGTGGGGCGAGGATGCGGAGATTCAGGCGGCGCTGGCGGCCTACCGGGTGGAGGACGAGGAACTCCAGGGCCTGACCGGAAAGTTCAGCCCGGAGAATGCGCGGGCCCTGAAGCGTCGGAGCTTCGACCGGGAGATGCTGGGGCGGCGTGGACCGGGGCTCGAACAGCTCGACCAGCTCACCGTCGAGTTGCTGCTGGGGGTCCGGGGGGGCACGTCCACCGCGAGCCAGCCCGAGACCGAGGTCACGACGTGA
- a CDS encoding putative bifunctional diguanylate cyclase/phosphodiesterase, translated as MVPSLPREARPTLALSTLLVLAAVLHSAWLVRGWGGAGWRDWYSDLHYLLVVGLFLAVVGQLFARSRGASRLALAWLLAHALVRFLAEGSWAYLELIVKVPPFPSFADGLYFVAYLLQGAAFLALARLPLRGLAAARLALDSLIVVGAVSVFSWHLFLAGIAGDTGESLVSRLVSLAYPVFDLFLLSLLLLAVFRHQRLRAHEVLFALGLGLNIVGDYLFVYLTQADAYVTGHPVDALWAWSFVVEGFAAVLAARARPDAPRRAPALQVNLTLLAPYLALLASFVLLLSLFGRQTLAVTGVLWGTALVTLLVMARQIVMFADNARLHRALSTREAQLEHLAHHDPLTGLPNRRALTARLEEAVRRAREAGGRVALLFVDLDGFKHINDTLGHPAGDAALREIAARLRDHAPAGAGVARLSGDEFAVVLPGLDAGAALAVGRGLLDALTAPLALPGAGVSVGASVGVSVWPDDAQGAGELLRRADDAMYHVKLRGKNGVQLFTPEMGAEARARQETRRCLPGALERGELRLHYQPQCGPRGEVVAAEALLRWTHPLLGEVPPDRFVPVAEDLGLILPLGEWVLREACRQAAEWRARGLTLRVAVNVSPAQLGQADFPDRVLLALRGAGLPPEALELEITERLAVRNVAVAARQLARLGDRGVRVAVDDFGTGQSALASLSRLPLTSLKVDRGFVRDLDEAGHDPAGAARVVQAVAGLAHSLGLTVVAEGVEEAWQFGRVHALGCDLVQGYLLARPLPPAEFERWWRAHERRRPAWLGEERRPVDAPG; from the coding sequence ATGGTCCCCTCCCTGCCCCGCGAGGCGCGCCCCACTCTGGCCCTGTCGACCCTGCTGGTGCTGGCCGCCGTGCTCCACAGCGCGTGGCTGGTTCGCGGCTGGGGCGGGGCCGGGTGGCGCGACTGGTACTCGGACCTCCACTACCTGCTCGTCGTGGGGCTGTTTCTCGCGGTGGTCGGGCAGCTCTTCGCCCGCAGCCGGGGGGCGTCGCGTCTGGCCCTCGCGTGGCTGCTCGCCCACGCGCTCGTGCGCTTCCTCGCGGAGGGCTCCTGGGCCTACCTCGAACTCATCGTGAAGGTGCCGCCCTTTCCCTCCTTCGCGGACGGCCTGTACTTCGTGGCCTACCTGCTCCAGGGGGCAGCCTTCCTGGCGCTCGCCCGACTGCCGCTGCGCGGCCTCGCCGCCGCCCGGCTGGCCCTCGACAGCCTGATCGTGGTGGGGGCCGTCAGCGTCTTTTCCTGGCACCTGTTCCTCGCCGGAATCGCGGGGGACACGGGCGAGTCCCTCGTCTCGCGGCTGGTGTCGCTCGCCTACCCGGTCTTCGACCTCTTCCTGCTCAGCCTGCTGCTCCTGGCCGTGTTCCGCCACCAGCGCCTGCGCGCCCACGAGGTGCTTTTCGCCCTCGGGCTGGGGCTGAACATCGTCGGCGACTACCTCTTCGTGTACCTGACGCAGGCGGACGCCTACGTGACGGGCCACCCGGTGGACGCGCTGTGGGCCTGGAGCTTCGTGGTCGAGGGCTTCGCCGCCGTCCTCGCGGCCCGCGCCCGGCCGGACGCCCCCCGCCGCGCCCCGGCGCTCCAGGTCAACCTCACCCTGCTCGCCCCCTACCTGGCGCTGCTCGCCTCCTTCGTGCTGCTGCTGAGCCTCTTCGGGCGGCAGACGCTCGCGGTGACCGGTGTGCTGTGGGGCACCGCCCTCGTCACCCTGCTCGTGATGGCGCGCCAGATCGTGATGTTCGCCGACAACGCCCGGCTGCACCGCGCGCTGAGCACCCGCGAGGCGCAGCTCGAACACCTCGCCCACCACGACCCCCTGACCGGGTTGCCCAACCGCCGCGCCCTGACCGCCCGCCTGGAGGAGGCCGTGCGCCGGGCGCGGGAGGCGGGGGGGCGGGTGGCCCTGCTGTTCGTGGACCTCGACGGCTTCAAACACATCAACGACACCCTGGGGCACCCGGCCGGGGACGCCGCCCTGCGTGAGATCGCCGCCCGCCTGCGGGATCACGCCCCCGCCGGGGCCGGGGTGGCCCGCCTGAGCGGCGACGAGTTCGCGGTCGTGCTGCCGGGGCTGGACGCGGGGGCGGCCCTGGCGGTGGGGCGGGGGCTGCTGGACGCCCTGACCGCCCCCCTGGCGCTGCCGGGCGCGGGGGTGAGCGTGGGCGCCTCGGTGGGCGTGAGCGTGTGGCCCGACGACGCGCAGGGCGCGGGGGAACTCCTGCGCCGCGCCGACGACGCCATGTACCACGTCAAGCTGCGCGGCAAGAACGGGGTGCAGCTCTTCACCCCCGAGATGGGCGCCGAGGCCCGCGCCCGCCAGGAGACCCGGCGCTGCCTCCCCGGCGCCCTGGAGCGCGGCGAGCTGAGGCTGCACTACCAGCCGCAGTGCGGTCCGCGCGGCGAGGTCGTGGCCGCCGAGGCCCTGCTGCGCTGGACCCACCCGCTGCTCGGCGAGGTGCCCCCGGACCGCTTCGTCCCGGTCGCCGAGGACCTGGGGCTGATCCTCCCGCTGGGCGAGTGGGTGCTGCGCGAGGCCTGCCGCCAGGCGGCCGAGTGGCGCGCCCGGGGCCTGACGCTGCGGGTGGCGGTGAACGTCTCGCCCGCCCAGCTCGGTCAGGCCGACTTCCCCGACCGCGTCCTGCTCGCCCTGCGCGGGGCGGGCCTGCCCCCGGAGGCCCTGGAGCTGGAGATCACCGAGCGGCTGGCGGTGCGGAACGTGGCGGTGGCGGCGCGCCAGCTCGCCCGGCTGGGGGACCGGGGGGTGCGGGTCGCCGTGGACGACTTCGGCACCGGGCAGTCGGCGCTCGCCTCCCTCTCCCGCCTGCCCCTCACCAGCCTGAAGGTGGACCGGGGCTTCGTGCGGGACCTCGACGAGGCGGGCCACGACCCGGCGGGCGCGGCGCGGGTGGTGCAGGCCGTCGCGGGCCTCGCCCACAGCCTGGGCCTCACGGTGGTCGCCGAGGGCGTCGAGGAGGCCTGGCAGTTCGGGCGGGTCCACGCCCTGGGCTGCGACCTCGTGCAGGGCTACCTCCTCGCCCGGCCCCTGCCCCCCGCCGAGTTCGAGCGCTGGTGGCGCGCCCACGAGCGCCGCCGCCCGGCCTGGCTGGGCGAGGAGCGCCGCCCCGTGGACGCCCCGGGGTAA
- a CDS encoding putative bifunctional diguanylate cyclase/phosphodiesterase, translating to MTSPPTPASPDAAHRAREANRRAWETFQTADYATTLRYATEALEAARAAGERVIEAEAMSHLGHVHAGLGDYTAALGFQQQSVALLRELGHLAGLPRPMAGLANLYGSLGDHEAQRLVFQEALDVARAISDPQGVASALTGLGVAYLEEGRLEEALAWLERGVEGARRVGFAMVETVALDHLGRAHLARGDLGQARARHEAALARARETGNRKAEARQRQRLGLLLIREGRLPEARKTLEGALGDAAELGLPRLVEELHGALVEAHEALGDPGAALAHLKAQHACERARLSEEARQRVGVLSAQTREAWARREAEHARRQAEALARLAHHDALTGLANRAAFGEALKEAAARARAGERPPFAVLFVDLDGFKAVNDSFGHAAGDDLLVGVAHALRGAVPGGDLVARLGGDEFAVLAPSARTHDEAEVLARRLADALGRSLQVSGGEVGVTASIGVSVCPEDGGDGPTLLHHADLAMYEAKRAGKNALRRFAPEMEAGARERLLIEHGLRAALGRGEFSLHHQPQYELRTGARVGFEALLRWQPPGAPPVSPATFIAAAEDSGLIVPVGAWVLDAACGVLAAWRREGRDFGRLAVNVSPVQFAQEGFVAAVQSALARHHLDPGSLELELTERVVVRDLGAAARQFGALRDLGVRLALDDFGAGAANLNLLLRLPFDTLKLDRALVAALTTSDSAARVVGAVRALAHELRLEVVAEGVETPAQLAAARAAGCDRVQGYLAARPTPRPQDTPTRLSAPAG from the coding sequence GTGACCTCCCCGCCCACCCCCGCCTCCCCCGACGCCGCCCACCGCGCCCGCGAGGCCAACCGCCGCGCCTGGGAGACCTTTCAGACGGCCGACTACGCGACCACCCTGCGGTACGCGACTGAGGCGCTGGAGGCCGCGCGGGCGGCGGGCGAGCGCGTCATCGAGGCGGAGGCCATGAGCCACCTCGGGCACGTCCACGCGGGCCTCGGCGACTACACGGCGGCCCTGGGGTTTCAGCAGCAGAGCGTCGCCCTGCTGCGCGAACTCGGCCACCTCGCGGGGCTGCCCCGGCCGATGGCGGGCCTCGCCAACCTCTACGGCTCGCTCGGCGACCACGAGGCGCAGCGGCTCGTCTTTCAGGAGGCCCTCGACGTGGCGCGGGCGATCTCCGACCCCCAGGGGGTAGCCTCCGCCCTCACCGGGCTGGGGGTGGCCTACCTGGAGGAGGGCCGCCTGGAGGAGGCCCTGGCGTGGCTGGAGCGCGGGGTGGAGGGGGCGCGGCGCGTGGGCTTCGCGATGGTGGAGACCGTGGCCCTCGACCACCTCGGCCGCGCCCACCTCGCCCGGGGGGACCTGGGGCAGGCCCGCGCGCGGCACGAGGCGGCCCTCGCCCGGGCGCGGGAGACGGGCAACCGCAAGGCCGAGGCCCGCCAGCGCCAGCGCCTCGGCCTGCTCCTCATCCGCGAGGGGCGCCTCCCGGAGGCCAGGAAAACCCTCGAAGGCGCGCTCGGGGACGCGGCGGAGCTGGGGCTGCCCCGCCTGGTGGAGGAGCTGCACGGGGCGCTGGTGGAGGCGCACGAGGCGCTGGGCGACCCGGGAGCGGCCCTCGCCCACCTCAAGGCGCAGCACGCCTGCGAGCGCGCGAGGCTCAGCGAGGAGGCCCGCCAGCGCGTCGGGGTCCTCTCCGCCCAGACGCGCGAGGCCTGGGCCCGGCGCGAGGCCGAACACGCCCGGCGCCAGGCCGAGGCCCTCGCCCGGCTCGCTCACCACGACGCCCTCACCGGGCTGGCGAACCGCGCGGCCTTCGGCGAGGCCCTGAAGGAAGCCGCCGCCCGCGCCCGCGCGGGGGAACGGCCCCCCTTCGCCGTGCTCTTCGTGGACCTCGACGGCTTCAAGGCCGTGAACGACTCGTTCGGGCACGCGGCGGGGGACGACCTGCTCGTGGGGGTGGCCCACGCCCTGCGCGGCGCCGTGCCGGGCGGCGACCTGGTGGCCCGGCTCGGCGGCGACGAGTTCGCGGTGCTCGCCCCGAGTGCCCGCACCCACGACGAGGCCGAGGTCCTCGCGCGGCGCCTGGCGGACGCGCTGGGGCGTTCCCTGCAGGTGAGCGGGGGGGAGGTGGGCGTGACGGCCTCCATCGGGGTGAGCGTCTGCCCCGAGGACGGGGGCGACGGCCCCACCCTGCTGCACCACGCCGACCTGGCGATGTACGAGGCCAAACGCGCGGGCAAGAACGCCCTGCGCCGCTTCGCCCCCGAGATGGAGGCGGGGGCGCGCGAGCGGCTCCTGATCGAGCACGGCCTGCGCGCCGCCCTGGGGCGGGGGGAATTCAGCCTGCACCACCAGCCGCAGTACGAGCTGCGCACCGGCGCGCGGGTGGGCTTCGAGGCCCTGCTGCGCTGGCAGCCCCCCGGCGCCCCCCCCGTCTCCCCCGCCACCTTCATCGCCGCCGCCGAGGACTCCGGGTTGATCGTGCCGGTCGGGGCGTGGGTCCTCGACGCGGCCTGCGGGGTTCTGGCCGCGTGGCGCCGCGAGGGGCGCGACTTCGGGCGCCTGGCGGTCAACGTCTCCCCGGTGCAGTTCGCCCAGGAGGGCTTCGTGGCGGCCGTGCAGTCGGCCCTCGCCCGCCACCACCTCGACCCCGGGAGCCTCGAACTCGAACTCACCGAGCGGGTCGTCGTGCGCGACCTGGGTGCGGCGGCCCGGCAGTTCGGCGCCCTGCGCGACCTGGGGGTCCGGCTCGCCCTCGACGACTTCGGGGCGGGTGCCGCCAACCTCAATCTGCTGCTGCGGCTGCCCTTCGACACCCTCAAGCTCGACCGGGCCCTGGTCGCGGCGCTCACCACCTCGGATTCGGCCGCGCGGGTGGTCGGCGCGGTTCGCGCCCTCGCCCACGAGCTGCGGCTCGAGGTCGTCGCCGAGGGCGTCGAAACCCCGGCCCAGCTCGCCGCCGCGCGGGCGGCGGGGTGCGACCGCGTCCAGGGCTACCTCGCGGCCCGCCCCACCCCCCGGCCGCAGGACACGCCGACCCGTTTGAGCGCCCCGGCGGGGTGA